A genomic region of Oncorhynchus mykiss isolate Arlee chromosome 4, USDA_OmykA_1.1, whole genome shotgun sequence contains the following coding sequences:
- the LOC110522137 gene encoding histone deacetylase 2 has product MAYTVAGGTKKKVCYYYDGDIGNYYYGQGHPMKPHRIRMTHNLLLNYGLYRKMEIYRPHKATAEEITKYHSDDYIQFLQSIRPDNMSEYSKQMQRFNVGEDCPVFDGLFEFCQLSTGGSAAGSVKLNRQQTDIAVNWAGGLHHAKKSEASGFCYVNDIVLAILELLKYHQRVLYVDIDIHHGDGVEEAFYTTDRVMTVSFHKYGEYFPGTGDLRDIGAGKGKYYAVNFPLRDGVDDESYELIFKPVMAKVMEMYQPSAVVLQCGADSLSGDRLGCFNLTIRGHAKCVEYIKSFNLPLLMLGGGGYTIRNVARCWTYETAVALDTEIPDELPYNDYFEYFGPDFKLHISPSNMTNQNTLEYMDKIKQRLFENLRMLPHAPGVQMQTVPEDAITDDTVDEDAEDPDKRMSIRASDKRIACDEEFSDSEDEGEGGRRNEANHKKGTKRTRVEEGDKEKVEVEKSKETSTEN; this is encoded by the exons ATGGCTTACACCGTTGCAGGTGGAACCAAGAAGAAAGTCTGCTACTACTATGACG GTGACATTGGCAATTACTATTATGGACAAGGGCATCCCATGAAACCACACCGAATTCGAATGACCCACAACTTACTGTTGAACTATGGACTGTACAGAAAAATGGAGATATAT AGACCACACAAAGCCACTGCAGAGGAAATTACCAAATACCACAGTGACGATTACATCCAGTTCCTCCAATCCATACGACCAGACAACATGTCAGAGTACAGCAAGCAAATGCAGCGGT TTAATGTTGGTGAGGATTGTCCTGTATTTGATGGGTTGTTTGAGTTCTGCCAGTTGTCTACCGGTGGCTCTGCTG CGGGATCGGTGAAACTCAACAGGCAGCAGACGGACATTGCGGTGAACTGGGCCGGGGGACTCCACCACGCTAAGAAGTCTGAGGCCTCTGGCTTTTGTTACGTCAATGACATTGTGTTGGCCATTCTAGAGCTCCTCAA GTACCATCAGAgggtactgtatgtagatattGACATCCACCATGGGGATGGAGTCGAGGAAGCCTTCTACACCACAGACAGGGTCATGACTGTGTCCTTCCACAAATACGGAGAGTACTTCCCCGGGACTGGAGACCTCAGG GATATTGGTGCTGGAAAAGGCAAATACTACGCTGTCAACTTCCCCCTGAGGGACGGCGTTGACGATGAGTCGTATGAGCTGATCTTCAAGCCT GTGATGGCCAAGGTGATGGAGATGTACCAGCCCAGTGCAGTGGTTCTGCAATGTGGAGCAGACTCCCTCTCAGGAGACCGACTGGGCTGCTTCAACCTTACCATCCGCG GCCATGCTAAGTGTGTTGAGTACATTAAGTCGTTCAACCTTCCCCTACTAATGCTGGGTGGAGGAGGCTACACCATCCGCAACGTGGCCCGCTGCTGGACCTACGAGACGGCCGTGGCTCTGGATACTGAGATCCCTGACG AACTGCCATACAACGATTACTTTGAGTACTTTGGGCCTGACTTTAAGTTGCACATCAGCCCATCCAACATGACCAACCAGAACACGTTGGAGTACATGGATAAGATCAA GCAGCGTCTGTTTGAGAACTTGCGGATGCTACCTCACGCCCCGGGAGTGCAGATGCAGACGGTCCCTGAAGACGCCATCACTGACGATACGGTGGATGAGGATGCAGAGGACCCCGACAAACGCATGTCTA TCCGTGCTTCAGACAAGAGGATAGCCTGCGACGAGGAGTTCTCTGACTCTGAGgacgagggagagggaggaaggaggaacgAAGCCAATCACAAGAAAGGAACAAAACGGACTCGAGTTgaggagggagacaaagagaaagtTG AGGTGGAGAAATCGAAGGAAACAAGCACTGAGAACTGA
- the LOC110522138 gene encoding myristoylated alanine-rich C-kinase substrate: MGAQFSKTAAKGETTVEKPGEAAASPTKTNGQENGHVKVNGDASPAAAEAGKDEVHANGSATAEEAPKAEAATAEAAPSAAVEGEKAENAEAVSPAAEGEAAKPEEGATPSTSNETPKKKKKRFSFKKSFKLSGFSFKKTKKETGDGAEGEEAAASTDEAKDEAAEAPEATAEGEAKTAEGEAKPAGAGEEAKEAASPTEAKPEETAAAPAEEAKAAAAEEPKAEEKPAEPAAEAPKTEEAVPATEVASSPEAPAAAEASAE, encoded by the exons ATGGGAGCGCAATTCTCCAAGACAGCTGCAAAAGGCGAAACCACGGTTGAAAAGCCAGGAGAGGCTGCCGCTTCACCAACCAAGACCAATGGACAG GAAAATGGCCATGTGAAAGTGAACGGGGATGCCTCTCCTGCGGCTGCAGAGGCAGGCAAAGACGAGGTGCATGCCAATGGTAGTGCCACGGCTGAGGAGGCTCCAAAAGCGGAGGCTGCAACTGCAGAGGCTGCACCCTCAGCAGCAGTAGAAGGGGAAAAGGCAGAGAATGCAGAGGCTGTGTCTCCAGCAGCTGAGGGTGAGGCAGCTAAACCGGAGGAGGGTGCCACGCCTTCAACCAGCAACGAGACccccaaaaagaagaagaagcgcTTCTCCTTCAAAAAGTCCTTCAAGCTTAGCGGTTTCTCCTTCAAAAAGACCAAAAAGGAGACAGGCGATGGGGCAGAGGGTGAGGAGGCCGCTGCGTCCACCGATGAGGCCAAGGATGAGGCAGCCGAGGCCCCAGAGGCCACTGCCGAAGGGGAAGCCAAGACTGCGGAGGGAGAGGCCAAGCCTGCCGGTGCTGGGGAGGAAGCTAAGGAAGCAGCAAGCCCCACAGAGGCCAAGCCTGAGGAAACAGCAGCAGCACCCGCTGAGGAGGCCAAGGCAGCTGCCGCAGAGGAGCCAAAAGCAGAGGAGAAGCCAGCGGAGCCTGCTGCGGAGGCACCCAAAACGGAGGAGGCTGTACCTGCAACAGAGGTCGCATCCAGTCCAGAGGCCCCCGCTGCCGCAGAGGCCAGTGCTGAGTAA